The uncultured Fretibacterium sp. genome includes a region encoding these proteins:
- the hisB gene encoding imidazoleglycerol-phosphate dehydratase HisB, with amino-acid sequence MRRSEIERVTRETTVRLTLDLDGSGRHDVLTDCGFLDHMLELLAYHGRFDLTVRASGDARVDFHHLVEDVGIVLGTALNEALGDRRGIRRYGQRLLPMDEALVLVALDVSGRSFLRFEVPMPQARVGAFDTELVREFFEAVVRTLGLTLHIRFLSGENAHHVIEAVFKGFGRALAEAAGPDPDFRDEIPSSKGVLNS; translated from the coding sequence ATGCGGCGCTCTGAGATCGAGCGGGTCACGAGGGAGACCACGGTCCGGCTGACGCTGGACCTGGACGGCAGCGGACGCCATGACGTCCTGACGGACTGCGGCTTCCTCGACCACATGCTGGAGCTCCTCGCCTATCACGGCCGCTTCGACCTGACGGTCCGTGCGTCCGGGGACGCGCGCGTGGACTTCCACCATCTGGTCGAGGACGTGGGGATCGTGCTGGGGACGGCCTTGAACGAGGCGCTGGGGGACCGCCGCGGGATACGCCGCTACGGGCAGCGCCTCCTGCCGATGGACGAGGCCCTCGTCCTCGTGGCCCTGGACGTGAGCGGAAGGTCCTTCCTCCGCTTCGAGGTCCCGATGCCGCAGGCGCGGGTCGGCGCGTTCGACACGGAGCTCGTGCGTGAGTTCTTCGAGGCCGTCGTCCGGACCCTGGGGCTGACGCTGCACATCCGGTTCCTCTCGGGGGAGAACGCGCACCACGTCATCGAGGCGGTCTTCAAGGGCTTCGGCCGGGCCCTCGCCGAGGCGGCCGGGCCCGATCCGGATTTTCGGGACGAGATTCCATCCAGCAAGGGGGTCCTGAACTCATGA
- the hisA gene encoding 1-(5-phosphoribosyl)-5-[(5-phosphoribosylamino)methylideneamino]imidazole-4-carboxamide isomerase: MRLYPAIDLLDGQVVRLEQGDFRRQTSYSVEACEAARRFREAGAECLHVVDLDGARGGRAANHRLIEAIVRETELFVQVGGGIRTEERARAYLDAGAGRVILGSAAVSDPDFLDRCLELFGDRVAVGVDLLDGEVMTHGWERGSGLDGLEFCGRLAARGVTTVIATDIAKDGRLEGTNLALYERLRTAGIPNVIASGGIASLEELLALRGLGVSGAVVGKALYAGRLRLEELVCKLRELEEES, encoded by the coding sequence ATGAGGCTCTACCCGGCGATCGATCTGCTGGACGGCCAGGTCGTCCGGCTGGAGCAGGGGGACTTTCGGCGCCAAACCTCGTATTCCGTGGAGGCATGCGAGGCGGCGCGGCGCTTCCGCGAGGCGGGGGCCGAGTGCCTGCACGTCGTGGACCTGGATGGGGCACGGGGCGGCCGGGCCGCGAACCACCGGCTGATCGAGGCGATCGTCCGCGAGACGGAGCTCTTCGTCCAGGTCGGCGGCGGCATCCGCACGGAGGAGCGCGCCCGGGCCTATCTCGACGCCGGGGCCGGACGGGTGATTTTGGGCTCGGCGGCCGTCTCCGACCCGGATTTTCTCGACCGCTGCCTGGAGCTGTTCGGGGACCGCGTCGCCGTCGGCGTCGACCTGCTGGACGGGGAGGTCATGACCCACGGCTGGGAGCGGGGCTCGGGCCTCGACGGGCTGGAGTTTTGCGGTAGACTGGCGGCGCGCGGCGTCACGACCGTCATCGCGACCGACATCGCGAAGGACGGGAGGCTTGAGGGGACCAACCTCGCGCTGTACGAGCGGCTGAGGACCGCAGGGATCCCCAACGTCATCGCCTCGGGGGGGATTGCGTCGCTGGAGGAGCTCCTCGCGCTGCGCGGCCTGGGGGTCTCGGGGGCCGTCGTCGGCAAGGCGCTCTATGCGGGGCGGCTTCGTCTGGAGGAACTCGTTTGCAAACTACGCGAACTGGAGGAAGAATCATGA
- the hisF gene encoding imidazole glycerol phosphate synthase subunit HisF → MIVKRIIPCLDIKDGRVVKGVRFEGLRDVEDPVVLARFYDDNQADELVFYDIAASREGRPIFIELLRRVAECVHIPLMAGGGIVGLEDFDRVLDCGADKVSVNSGALRDPELLRRAAEKYGSRRVVLSMDVRRVGDVYRVFAEGGQTDTGRDALEWARQGEELGVGEIVLNSIDTDGVRGGFDLPMLEAVGRVVSVPIVASGGAGTMQDFAEVFRIPAVGAGLSAGAFHSKTVLIPELKRYLRERGVPVRIEEPPEGRKEG, encoded by the coding sequence ATGATTGTCAAACGTATCATCCCCTGTCTCGACATCAAGGACGGACGGGTCGTCAAGGGCGTGCGCTTCGAGGGGCTGCGCGACGTGGAGGACCCCGTCGTCCTCGCCCGCTTTTACGACGACAACCAGGCGGACGAGCTGGTGTTCTACGACATCGCCGCCAGCCGGGAGGGCCGGCCTATCTTCATCGAGCTCCTGCGCCGGGTCGCGGAGTGCGTCCACATCCCGCTCATGGCGGGCGGGGGCATCGTGGGCCTGGAGGACTTCGACCGGGTCCTGGACTGCGGCGCCGACAAGGTGAGCGTGAACTCCGGGGCGCTGCGCGATCCGGAGCTCCTCCGACGGGCGGCCGAGAAGTACGGCAGCCGGCGCGTGGTGCTGTCGATGGACGTGCGCAGGGTGGGGGACGTCTACCGCGTGTTCGCGGAGGGCGGGCAGACGGACACGGGGCGGGACGCCTTGGAGTGGGCCCGTCAGGGCGAGGAGCTGGGAGTCGGGGAGATCGTCCTGAACAGCATCGATACCGACGGCGTCCGGGGCGGCTTCGACCTGCCGATGCTCGAGGCCGTGGGACGGGTCGTGAGCGTCCCGATCGTCGCCTCCGGTGGGGCGGGGACGATGCAGGACTTCGCCGAGGTCTTCCGGATCCCCGCCGTGGGCGCGGGCCTGTCCGCCGGGGCCTTCCACTCGAAAACGGTCCTCATCCCGGAGCTGAAACGCTATCTGAGGGAGCGGGGGGTCCCGGTCCGCATCGAGGAGCCGCCCGAGGGCCGAAAGGAAGGATAG
- the hisIE gene encoding bifunctional phosphoribosyl-AMP cyclohydrolase/phosphoribosyl-ATP diphosphatase HisIE translates to MRTDLELDVGALRFDERGLIPAVVQDLRSRKVLTLAYMNRESLEITLREGRTCFYSRSRGTLWRKGETSGNVQRVASVRPDCDGDALLVEVVKDGPACHRGTDSCFDGAEAGGAPCLTVDDLYRLLQDRNERRPEGSYTTYLFEKGLEKILKKCGEEATEVVIAAMKGSREETVYELADLCYHALVLMVQCGVTLDEVRGELASRHVVDHKVKQETLR, encoded by the coding sequence ATGAGGACGGACCTCGAACTCGACGTCGGCGCGCTGAGGTTCGACGAGCGGGGGCTGATCCCGGCGGTGGTCCAGGACCTCCGCAGCCGGAAGGTGCTGACGCTGGCCTACATGAACCGCGAGAGCCTGGAGATCACCCTGCGCGAGGGGCGCACCTGCTTCTACTCGCGCAGCCGCGGGACGCTCTGGCGCAAGGGGGAGACGAGCGGGAACGTCCAGCGCGTGGCGTCCGTGCGGCCCGACTGCGACGGGGACGCGCTGCTGGTGGAGGTGGTGAAGGACGGGCCGGCCTGCCACCGGGGGACCGACTCCTGTTTCGACGGTGCGGAGGCGGGAGGGGCCCCGTGCCTCACGGTCGACGACCTGTACCGGCTGCTCCAGGACCGGAACGAGAGGCGGCCGGAGGGCAGCTACACCACCTACCTGTTCGAGAAGGGGCTGGAGAAGATTCTGAAGAAGTGCGGCGAGGAGGCGACGGAGGTCGTCATCGCCGCCATGAAGGGGTCGAGGGAGGAGACGGTCTACGAGCTGGCGGACCTCTGCTACCACGCCCTCGTGCTGATGGTGCAGTGCGGCGTGACCCTCGACGAGGTACGCGGCGAGCTGGCCTCCCGGCATGTCGTCGACCACAAGGTGAAGCAGGAGACGCTTCGGTGA
- a CDS encoding histidinol-phosphatase, protein MIRSTLHNHTTLCDGRSTPEEMVRAAVAAGLTDLGFSAHSPAPFDEGSLRSEAEYRRTILDLRERYAWTIRIVLGMEQDYLAPVARRSDYDFLIGSVHFLKVGGEYLSVDWDEERFAALLAATGGPESAIRAYYASVADMVRTQRPDVVGHFDLIGKFNADERFFKEDEAYRRAALEALDVVIGSECVPELNASGFRWRGRPYPDGFLLRRLREKNRLLTLQADCHDAQALLRFIPEAAEVLRRFGFRSALQWIDGAWQEVGL, encoded by the coding sequence GTGATCCGCTCGACCCTTCACAACCACACGACGCTCTGCGACGGCCGGAGCACGCCCGAGGAGATGGTTCGGGCGGCCGTCGCCGCGGGGCTTACGGACCTGGGCTTCAGCGCCCATTCCCCGGCCCCCTTCGACGAGGGGTCCCTGAGGTCCGAGGCGGAGTACCGAAGGACGATCCTGGACCTGAGGGAGAGGTACGCCTGGACCATCCGCATCGTCCTCGGGATGGAGCAGGACTATCTGGCCCCGGTGGCCCGCCGTTCGGACTACGACTTTCTGATCGGTTCCGTGCACTTTTTGAAGGTGGGCGGGGAATATCTCTCCGTGGACTGGGACGAGGAACGGTTCGCAGCGCTCCTGGCGGCGACGGGGGGCCCGGAGAGCGCCATCCGGGCCTATTACGCGAGCGTTGCGGACATGGTGCGGACCCAGCGCCCGGACGTCGTCGGGCACTTCGACCTGATCGGCAAGTTCAACGCGGACGAGCGCTTTTTTAAGGAGGACGAGGCGTACCGAAGGGCCGCGCTGGAGGCGCTGGACGTCGTGATCGGGAGCGAGTGCGTCCCGGAGCTGAACGCCAGCGGGTTCCGCTGGCGCGGACGGCCGTACCCGGACGGTTTTTTGCTGCGCCGGCTCCGGGAGAAGAACCGCCTCCTGACGCTGCAGGCGGACTGCCACGACGCCCAGGCCCTCCTGCGCTTCATCCCGGAGGCCGCCGAGGTCCTGAGGCGGTTCGGCTTCCGCTCGGCGCTCCAGTGGATCGATGGCGCCTGGCAGGAGGTCGGGCTTTAG
- the pheT gene encoding phenylalanine--tRNA ligase subunit beta: protein MLVSWNLLKDFITLSAGPEEAAERLTMAGAEVEGLEYTARNLRGVVASRVLSLTPHPAKEKLLVARLDTGRGESVCVTNAENVRAGDRVFYAPPGSTLPDGTELGVRDFHGLESAGMMLSAAELGVPEADDADGILILPADAPVGTEACTLYGLSDTILDVSITPNRGDLLSIWGIARELRGLFPDAKLNAPRCLEAQPSGNDRDWPDAQRFGAISLPDPGCFCYHLGLATGVAMGPSPLEVRVALVHMGMRPISNIVDATNYVMLVLGQPLHAFDLNTLPAREITVRAAGDGERMTTLDGKERVLTERDMLITSGGEPIAIAGVMGGDRTEIRGDTRAVVLESASFSPLRVGHTARRLGIASEAAFRFARTVDPTLSARALSLALELMRDWSGAEIGYRVRSASNDFPKPKPVTLTKKNLQTYLDWGDMDASTSILEGFGIRGGDGTDEARTFVPPTWRPDITIEEDLIEEVGRFRGYNDAPGRLPGEPPRGGDRGEPMRLSALVRSCLVARGYVEAVTYSFLPEDFPQKLLLPEDDLRAYPLTLANPISQDQIAMRTTLVPGLLGGLRTSAASGWRGAVRLFEQGRVFLRTAPGASTHVEHDAVAGLVFDGTDPRTPWKGQGEDFYSVKADVAALLEGCGLTPRFAAERQPFGHGGQTAEIRAAAPDGSVRSLGWLARLKPALEQELGLGGGAVVLFELRLSELEELRRNCRPVLRPASAFPASLRDISMLAPAERTQEEAASDIRVAARGAAGWDILDELRLFDVYEGKGIPEGFRSLAFSLSYRAPDRTLNDEEVERVHGMVRDTLVQKGYNMR, encoded by the coding sequence ATGCTCGTATCCTGGAATCTGCTGAAGGACTTCATCACCCTCTCCGCGGGGCCCGAGGAGGCCGCCGAGCGGCTGACGATGGCGGGGGCCGAGGTCGAGGGCCTGGAATACACGGCCCGGAACCTGAGGGGCGTCGTCGCCTCCCGCGTCCTGTCGCTGACGCCGCACCCCGCGAAGGAGAAGCTCCTCGTCGCGCGCCTGGACACCGGCCGCGGCGAGTCCGTCTGCGTCACCAACGCGGAGAACGTGAGGGCCGGGGACCGCGTGTTCTACGCGCCGCCGGGCTCGACGCTGCCCGACGGCACGGAGCTGGGCGTCCGGGACTTCCATGGCCTGGAGAGCGCGGGGATGATGCTCTCCGCGGCCGAGCTGGGGGTCCCCGAGGCCGACGACGCGGACGGCATCCTGATCCTGCCTGCGGACGCGCCCGTCGGGACGGAGGCCTGCACGCTCTACGGGCTCTCGGACACCATCCTGGACGTCTCCATCACCCCGAACCGGGGCGACCTCCTGAGCATCTGGGGCATCGCCCGGGAGCTCCGGGGCCTCTTCCCCGACGCGAAGCTGAACGCGCCCCGGTGCCTGGAGGCCCAACCCTCCGGGAACGACCGGGACTGGCCGGACGCGCAGCGGTTCGGGGCGATATCCCTGCCCGACCCCGGGTGCTTCTGCTATCACCTGGGCCTGGCGACGGGCGTCGCGATGGGGCCCTCGCCCCTGGAGGTCCGCGTGGCGCTGGTGCACATGGGCATGAGGCCCATCTCAAACATCGTGGACGCGACCAACTACGTCATGCTGGTGCTGGGTCAGCCCCTGCACGCGTTCGACCTGAACACCCTGCCCGCGCGGGAGATCACCGTGAGGGCGGCCGGGGACGGCGAGCGCATGACGACGCTGGACGGCAAAGAGCGCGTCCTGACGGAGAGGGACATGCTGATCACGAGCGGCGGCGAGCCCATCGCCATCGCCGGGGTCATGGGCGGGGACCGCACGGAGATCCGCGGCGACACCCGGGCTGTGGTGCTGGAGAGCGCCTCCTTCTCCCCGTTGCGCGTGGGGCACACGGCACGGCGGCTGGGCATCGCCTCCGAGGCGGCGTTCCGCTTCGCCCGCACCGTGGACCCGACCCTCAGCGCGCGCGCCCTCTCCCTGGCGCTCGAGCTGATGCGCGATTGGAGCGGAGCGGAAATAGGCTACCGCGTGCGCTCCGCGTCCAACGATTTTCCAAAGCCCAAACCCGTGACCCTGACGAAGAAAAATCTTCAGACTTATCTGGATTGGGGCGACATGGACGCCTCCACCTCCATCCTGGAGGGGTTCGGGATACGAGGCGGGGACGGTACGGACGAGGCGCGGACCTTCGTGCCGCCGACCTGGCGCCCGGACATCACGATCGAGGAGGACCTGATCGAGGAGGTCGGGCGTTTCCGCGGCTACAACGACGCCCCCGGGCGTCTGCCGGGCGAGCCGCCCCGCGGTGGGGACAGGGGCGAGCCGATGCGCCTGTCGGCTCTCGTGCGCTCCTGCCTCGTCGCGCGCGGGTACGTGGAGGCGGTGACCTACAGCTTCCTGCCGGAGGATTTCCCCCAAAAACTGTTGCTCCCGGAGGACGACTTGCGGGCCTATCCCCTGACGCTGGCGAACCCGATCAGCCAGGACCAGATCGCCATGCGGACCACGCTGGTCCCCGGGCTGCTGGGCGGGCTCAGGACCAGTGCCGCCTCCGGCTGGCGCGGGGCCGTTCGGCTCTTCGAGCAGGGGCGCGTCTTCCTGAGGACCGCGCCCGGCGCGTCCACGCACGTCGAGCACGATGCCGTCGCGGGCCTCGTCTTCGACGGGACGGACCCCCGGACACCCTGGAAGGGGCAGGGGGAGGACTTCTACAGCGTCAAGGCCGACGTCGCCGCGCTGCTGGAGGGCTGCGGGCTGACCCCGCGCTTCGCCGCCGAGCGGCAGCCCTTCGGGCACGGGGGGCAGACCGCCGAGATTCGGGCCGCGGCCCCGGACGGGAGCGTCCGGTCCCTGGGGTGGCTGGCTCGTCTCAAGCCCGCCCTGGAGCAGGAGCTGGGCCTGGGGGGCGGGGCCGTCGTCCTCTTCGAGCTGAGGCTTTCGGAGCTCGAGGAGCTCCGAAGGAACTGCCGGCCCGTGCTTCGTCCTGCAAGCGCGTTCCCGGCCTCGCTCCGGGACATCTCGATGCTGGCCCCGGCGGAACGGACCCAGGAAGAGGCGGCGTCCGACATCCGCGTGGCGGCGCGCGGCGCGGCGGGGTGGGATATTCTGGACGAACTGAGGCTCTTCGACGTCTACGAGGGCAAGGGGATCCCCGAGGGGTTCCGAAGCCTCGCCTTCTCGCTCTCCTACCGCGCGCCCGACCGGACCCTCAACGACGAGGAGGTCGAGCGGGTTCACGGCATGGTGCGCGACACCCTGGTCCAAAAAGGGTACAATATGCGTTAG
- the pheS gene encoding phenylalanine--tRNA ligase subunit alpha encodes MREVRASFDEALSSVDSTEALGELRVRNLGKKGALTVLLKSLGKLSPEERPVAGEQLNALRDEMERTIEAKGRELRARENEAREVGERIDVTLPAKGRCGGSFHPVAQTMHEIVEILQGMGYSVALGPEKEEELYNFESLNMPSWHPARDMQDTFYFPDGTLLRTHTSPVQVRSMLRYGAPLRIVCPGKVYRRDNDPTHSPMFNQIEGLMIDKDVSFPVLKGTLSGLMDAFFGRSLKNRFRASYFPFTEPSMELDIECVECGGANARCRVCKGTGWLEVCGMGMVHPSVVRAGGIDPERYNGFAFGMGLDRMAMLKYGINDLRLLFDGDVSYFLSGRDA; translated from the coding sequence ATGAGGGAGGTACGGGCCTCGTTTGACGAGGCGCTGTCCTCCGTTGACTCCACGGAGGCGCTCGGCGAGCTGCGGGTGCGCAACCTGGGGAAGAAGGGCGCGCTGACCGTTCTGCTGAAGTCGCTGGGGAAGCTGAGCCCCGAGGAGCGCCCCGTGGCCGGCGAGCAGCTGAACGCCCTCAGGGACGAGATGGAGCGGACGATCGAGGCCAAGGGGCGCGAGCTTCGCGCGCGGGAGAACGAGGCGCGCGAGGTCGGGGAGCGCATCGACGTGACGCTGCCCGCGAAGGGCCGCTGCGGCGGGTCCTTCCACCCCGTGGCCCAGACGATGCACGAGATCGTGGAGATCCTGCAGGGGATGGGGTACTCCGTCGCCCTGGGGCCCGAGAAGGAGGAGGAGCTCTACAACTTCGAGAGCCTGAACATGCCCTCCTGGCATCCGGCCCGCGACATGCAGGACACCTTCTACTTTCCGGACGGGACCCTGCTGCGCACGCACACGTCGCCCGTACAGGTGCGCTCCATGCTGAGGTACGGCGCGCCGCTGCGGATCGTCTGCCCCGGAAAGGTGTACCGGCGGGACAACGATCCCACGCATTCCCCAATGTTCAACCAGATAGAGGGCCTGATGATCGACAAAGACGTGTCCTTCCCGGTCCTGAAGGGCACGCTGAGCGGCCTGATGGACGCCTTCTTCGGCCGGAGCCTGAAGAACCGCTTCCGCGCCAGCTACTTCCCCTTCACGGAGCCCTCGATGGAGCTGGACATCGAGTGCGTGGAGTGCGGCGGGGCCAACGCCCGCTGCCGGGTCTGCAAGGGGACGGGCTGGCTCGAGGTCTGCGGGATGGGGATGGTGCATCCGTCGGTCGTCCGGGCCGGGGGCATCGACCCGGAGAGGTACAACGGCTTCGCGTTCGGCATGGGGCTCGACCGCATGGCGATGCTCAAGTACGGCATCAACGACCTGCGCCTGCTGTTCGACGGCGACGTCTCCTACTTTCTGTCGGGAAGGGACGCTTAA
- the rplT gene encoding 50S ribosomal protein L20 has translation MRVKGASASNKKRKKLFSITRGYWGQHKNVYRRAKEAYLAALSRAYGDRKRKKRDFRRLWITRISAATRSEGMSYSVFMNGLKKAGIVMNRKMLSELAIHDMEAFRSLMGQVRSALEQ, from the coding sequence ATGCGCGTCAAGGGTGCATCGGCAAGCAATAAGAAGAGAAAGAAGCTTTTTTCCATCACCCGGGGCTACTGGGGACAGCACAAGAACGTCTACCGGCGGGCCAAGGAGGCTTACCTTGCGGCGTTGTCCCGTGCCTACGGGGACCGCAAGCGCAAGAAGCGCGACTTCCGCCGCCTCTGGATCACGCGCATCAGCGCGGCGACCCGTTCCGAGGGGATGAGCTACAGCGTGTTCATGAATGGTTTGAAGAAGGCCGGGATCGTCATGAACCGCAAGATGCTCTCCGAGCTGGCCATTCACGACATGGAGGCGTTCCGTAGCCTCATGGGGCAGGTCCGGTCCGCTCTGGAGCAGTAG
- the rpmI gene encoding 50S ribosomal protein L35, with the protein MPKLKSHSGAKKRFSRTATGKLSYRKVGRRHIMVHKGPKRLRSLRKSGYVSDTLMEQMNRMLPYA; encoded by the coding sequence ATGCCCAAACTGAAATCGCACTCCGGTGCCAAGAAGAGGTTCAGCCGCACTGCGACCGGCAAGCTGTCCTACCGCAAGGTCGGCCGCAGGCACATCATGGTTCACAAGGGCCCCAAGCGCCTTCGCTCCCTGCGCAAGTCGGGTTATGTCAGCGACACCCTGATGGAGCAGATGAACAGGATGCTGCCCTACGCCTAG
- the infC gene encoding translation initiation factor IF-3, with the protein MFPRTEEDAPRVNQEITAPQVLLVDENGVKVGQIDTAEAVRMAEERMLDLVEVAPLAKPPVCRIMDYGKYRYQLQKKEKDARKKQKVQTLKEIKMRPKIDEHDFNFKVKAIRSFLEEGHRVKVSVFFRGREMAFLSRGEEVLNRVMAECGALGKAEGSPRMEGRYMRMMVTPAPQSARPAAPREGAESTPRKAVSGPKPEAPASAVSERD; encoded by the coding sequence ATATTCCCCAGGACCGAAGAGGATGCGCCGAGGGTCAATCAGGAGATCACTGCGCCGCAGGTGTTGTTGGTGGACGAGAACGGGGTGAAGGTCGGACAAATAGATACGGCTGAGGCCGTCCGGATGGCCGAGGAGCGGATGCTGGACCTGGTGGAGGTCGCCCCCCTGGCCAAGCCGCCCGTTTGCCGGATCATGGATTACGGCAAGTATCGTTACCAGCTTCAGAAGAAGGAGAAGGATGCCCGCAAGAAGCAGAAGGTCCAGACCCTCAAGGAGATCAAAATGCGCCCCAAGATCGACGAGCACGACTTCAACTTCAAGGTGAAGGCGATCCGGAGCTTCCTCGAGGAGGGGCACCGCGTCAAGGTCTCCGTCTTCTTCAGGGGGCGGGAAATGGCCTTCCTCTCCCGTGGCGAGGAGGTCCTGAACCGCGTCATGGCGGAGTGCGGCGCCCTGGGCAAGGCGGAGGGCAGCCCTCGGATGGAGGGGCGCTATATGCGCATGATGGTCACCCCCGCGCCCCAGTCCGCAAGGCCGGCTGCGCCCAGGGAGGGGGCCGAATCCACCCCCAGAAAGGCCGTGTCCGGTCCGAAGCCCGAGGCTCCAGCCTCGGCTGTTTCCGAGCGGGACTGA
- a CDS encoding DUF4139 domain-containing protein, producing MIFKGSFPMLPVVLLAGALMLLARPCAADTPAVRSVDVYPRGARFVFELAPTEDSFRFELPGAFDAASVRLLNLTGVSDLQVIEQGRKGWIPPSLAPLKERTDAQARAVALLKAKAASLEQTRAMLNVSSAQIKEIEGKDLIRYMEDAQALRLKVENDLADLTEMLRLETEELERLEAELESRSPRRSNQIVQVSGRANTREPLLFEARTDAARWGLRYVMDLNSATGAIDVHMFASAAQGTGIDYSGDLTFHSRQPEDSVSPPVLDPLRVALRPKHPVPVRESSVLGYGLSAPAPMAAVSHKEMLRGASGTMDDQDEEAVEFGAGLPVIDSTLSNVTVLGRGTLEGDGSPSDVALGALSLESTPTLVLIPEQRSKGWIIASMDAITTPLMPGRAELRVDGRPSGYTDVPEYGLGQARLPFGSASRLSAKKTPLVESTGSSWLGGSGIFKSGYTLEVSSGMDSEREVTVRDRLPIPVDEKIKLEVLKIDPEPTERDAENRISWKLSVKPGEIRKIVVEYTLSYPSGETLEYR from the coding sequence ATGATATTCAAAGGCAGTTTCCCGATGTTGCCGGTGGTGCTCCTCGCGGGAGCCCTCATGCTCCTCGCCCGTCCTTGTGCGGCGGACACCCCGGCGGTCCGTTCCGTGGACGTCTATCCCAGGGGCGCGCGGTTCGTCTTCGAGCTCGCCCCCACGGAGGACTCCTTCCGGTTCGAGCTCCCCGGCGCCTTTGACGCTGCGAGCGTCCGCCTCCTGAACCTCACGGGGGTCTCGGACCTCCAGGTGATCGAGCAGGGGCGCAAGGGCTGGATCCCCCCCTCTCTTGCCCCCTTGAAGGAGCGGACGGACGCCCAGGCCAGGGCCGTCGCCCTTCTGAAGGCGAAGGCGGCCTCCCTGGAGCAGACCCGCGCGATGCTGAACGTGAGCAGCGCTCAGATCAAGGAAATCGAGGGCAAGGATTTGATCCGCTACATGGAGGACGCTCAGGCCCTCCGTCTGAAGGTCGAGAACGACCTGGCGGACCTGACGGAGATGCTGCGCCTGGAGACGGAGGAGCTGGAGCGCCTGGAGGCGGAGCTCGAGTCCCGGAGCCCCCGGCGGTCCAACCAGATCGTCCAGGTCAGCGGACGCGCGAACACACGCGAGCCGCTGCTCTTCGAGGCCCGTACGGACGCCGCCCGCTGGGGGCTGCGGTACGTCATGGACCTGAACAGCGCGACGGGGGCCATCGACGTCCACATGTTCGCGTCCGCCGCGCAGGGGACGGGGATCGACTACTCGGGGGACCTGACCTTCCACTCCAGGCAGCCCGAGGACTCGGTCTCGCCGCCCGTGCTGGACCCGCTCCGGGTCGCATTGCGGCCGAAGCATCCGGTGCCGGTCAGGGAATCTTCCGTTTTGGGTTATGGCCTCTCTGCGCCCGCCCCCATGGCTGCCGTCTCCCACAAAGAGATGCTCAGGGGAGCGTCAGGCACAATGGACGACCAGGACGAGGAGGCCGTGGAGTTTGGCGCTGGGCTTCCCGTGATCGATTCCACCCTCTCGAACGTGACCGTCCTGGGGCGGGGGACGCTCGAGGGGGACGGCTCGCCGTCGGACGTGGCGCTTGGCGCCCTGTCGCTCGAGAGCACGCCCACCCTGGTCCTGATCCCCGAACAGCGCTCCAAAGGCTGGATTATCGCCAGCATGGACGCCATCACCACGCCCCTGATGCCGGGGCGCGCGGAGCTGCGCGTGGACGGTCGTCCGTCCGGCTACACCGACGTACCGGAGTATGGGCTGGGGCAGGCCCGGCTTCCCTTCGGCTCTGCCTCGAGGCTCAGCGCGAAAAAGACCCCGCTGGTGGAGAGCACGGGCAGCTCCTGGTTGGGGGGCTCGGGCATCTTCAAGAGCGGCTACACCCTGGAGGTGTCCAGCGGCATGGACTCGGAGCGGGAGGTCACCGTCCGGGACCGGCTTCCGATCCCGGTGGACGAAAAGATCAAGCTGGAGGTCCTCAAAATAGACCCCGAGCCCACGGAGCGCGACGCGGAGAACCGCATCTCGTGGAAACTGTCCGTCAAACCCGGCGAGATCCGGAAGATCGTCGTGGAGTACACCCTGAGCTACCCCTCCGGAGAGACCCTGGAATACCGTTAA